In one window of Streptomyces sp. NBC_01224 DNA:
- a CDS encoding ABC transporter ATP-binding protein, with protein sequence MLELTRITAGYDPRDPVVRDASLTLAPGESVGLLGPSGCGKSTLAKVAALLHRPDAGTVVLDGRPVRGWRHRAPRAQRTAVGVVFQQPRLSADPRLSLRELIAQPLRATGRRAEVTDRVAELAPAVGLTAELLNRRPHEVSDGQLQRACLARALVLRPRWLICDEMTAMLDASTTAALVAVVEAYRRESGAGLLAVGHDRVLLERWCDRTVGWQGISGRAADQESMSPTG encoded by the coding sequence ATGCTTGAACTCACCCGCATCACCGCCGGATACGACCCCCGTGACCCCGTCGTCCGCGATGCATCCCTGACGCTCGCGCCGGGGGAGTCCGTCGGACTGCTCGGCCCGAGCGGCTGCGGCAAATCCACCCTGGCCAAGGTCGCCGCCCTGCTGCATCGCCCGGACGCGGGCACGGTCGTGCTCGACGGCCGGCCGGTGCGGGGCTGGCGGCACCGCGCCCCGCGGGCGCAGCGCACCGCGGTCGGCGTCGTCTTCCAGCAGCCCCGGCTCTCGGCCGATCCCCGGCTCAGCCTGCGCGAACTCATAGCCCAGCCGCTGCGTGCGACCGGCCGGCGCGCGGAGGTGACGGACCGGGTGGCCGAGCTGGCACCGGCTGTCGGTCTCACGGCCGAACTGCTGAACCGGCGTCCCCACGAGGTGAGCGACGGCCAGTTGCAGCGCGCCTGCCTGGCCAGGGCGCTGGTCCTGCGGCCGCGCTGGCTCATCTGTGACGAGATGACCGCGATGCTCGACGCGTCGACCACCGCCGCTCTGGTGGCGGTGGTCGAGGCCTACCGACGCGAGTCCGGGGCCGGGCTGCTGGCCGTCGGCCACGACCGGGTGCTGCTGGAACGCTGGTGCGACCGTACCGTCGGCTGGCAGGGAATCTCCGGGCGTGCCGCAGACCAGGAGTCCATGAGCCCGACCGGATGA
- a CDS encoding DUF779 domain-containing protein yields the protein MELTPAAADLVRRLREAHGPLMFHQSGGCCDGSSPMCYQYGEFRTGGSDVLLASLDVDGVAESVPFWMSKSQFELWAHTRLIVDVVEGRGGGFSLEAPEGVRFLIRSRLVGR from the coding sequence GTGGAGCTCACCCCCGCCGCCGCCGATCTGGTACGTCGACTGCGAGAGGCCCATGGCCCGTTGATGTTCCACCAGTCGGGCGGCTGCTGCGACGGCAGTTCGCCCATGTGTTACCAGTACGGAGAATTCCGTACCGGCGGCTCCGACGTGCTGCTGGCCTCGCTCGATGTCGACGGAGTGGCGGAGAGTGTCCCGTTCTGGATGTCGAAGAGTCAGTTCGAGCTGTGGGCGCACACCCGCCTGATCGTCGATGTGGTGGAGGGTCGGGGCGGTGGTTTCTCTCTGGAGGCTCCGGAGGGGGTGCGGTTCCTGATCCGGTCCCGGCTCGTCGGACGTTGA
- a CDS encoding polysaccharide deacetylase family protein, translated as MSSSANTALRMGRYALPALAAMQCAPALTALGPLRTKLLPRLSGAGRPDHVALTFDDGPDPLSTPFFLRLLDAHGIRATFFVLGSMSRRSPGLLRDMAAAGHEIGIHGWHHRPLPLRGPKATFGELRRARDFVADVTGEMPRLFRPPYGAMSTAAHLATLNLGLTPVLWTTWGRDWTRQATAESVHRTVIARLSGGGTILLHDSDVTSAPGAWRSALGALPMIIDTCGERGLRIGPLRSHTPC; from the coding sequence ATGTCATCTTCCGCCAACACCGCACTCCGCATGGGGCGTTACGCCCTTCCCGCCCTGGCGGCGATGCAGTGCGCTCCCGCTCTGACCGCACTGGGGCCGCTGCGCACGAAGCTGTTGCCACGGCTATCGGGGGCCGGCCGGCCCGATCACGTCGCGCTGACCTTCGACGACGGGCCGGACCCGCTGTCCACCCCCTTCTTCCTGCGCCTTCTGGACGCCCACGGCATCCGTGCCACGTTCTTCGTCCTGGGCTCGATGAGCCGACGCTCCCCCGGCCTGCTGCGTGACATGGCGGCGGCCGGACATGAGATCGGTATCCACGGATGGCACCACCGGCCGCTCCCGTTGCGCGGGCCGAAGGCCACCTTCGGCGAACTGCGGCGCGCACGCGACTTCGTCGCGGACGTCACCGGAGAGATGCCTCGGCTCTTCCGGCCTCCGTACGGAGCAATGAGCACCGCAGCACACCTCGCCACCCTAAACCTGGGACTCACTCCGGTTCTCTGGACCACCTGGGGCCGCGACTGGACCCGGCAGGCAACCGCCGAATCCGTCCATCGCACCGTCATCGCGCGGTTGAGCGGCGGGGGCACCATCCTGCTGCACGACAGCGACGTGACCTCCGCGCCCGGCGCCTGGCGCTCCGCACTCGGCGCACTCCCCATGATCATCGATACCTGCGGCGAACGGGGGCTGCGGATCGGACCGCTGCGTTCGCACACCCCTTGCTGA
- a CDS encoding ABC transporter ATP-binding protein yields MRGGRHIAAVSDARFEVEAGECLALVGESGCGKSVLASALLGLLPGNAQTEGSAVLGDGTDLLTADERTLARTVRGRRIALVPQSPAAHLTPVRTVRAQLEETLRELTGIRKPALRAAAEQAAARAAFPAGHLDRYPHELSGGLAQRAATALALIGDAPLLLADEPTTGLDRDLVERTVDELRRHTDGGRSLLIITHDLAAAERIADRVAVMYAGRIVELADADRFFGEPGPRHPYARGLLDALPERAFAPIPGMPPELGALPDGCAFAARCIRADDRCSVPPPFDGHLACHHGVRAGAEESAHA; encoded by the coding sequence ATGCGTGGCGGGCGGCACATCGCGGCCGTCAGCGACGCACGCTTCGAGGTCGAGGCGGGGGAGTGCCTGGCCCTGGTCGGCGAGAGCGGCTGCGGCAAATCCGTACTCGCCTCAGCGCTGCTGGGGCTGCTGCCCGGCAACGCACAGACCGAGGGTTCGGCGGTGCTCGGTGACGGGACCGATCTCCTCACCGCCGATGAACGGACCCTCGCCCGCACGGTACGAGGCCGCCGCATCGCACTCGTACCGCAGAGCCCCGCAGCCCACCTCACCCCGGTCCGAACGGTGCGTGCCCAACTGGAGGAAACCCTCCGTGAACTGACCGGCATCCGAAAGCCCGCGCTGCGCGCCGCGGCGGAGCAAGCCGCCGCGCGCGCCGCCTTCCCGGCCGGCCACCTGGACCGGTATCCGCACGAGCTCTCCGGCGGTCTCGCCCAGCGCGCCGCGACCGCGCTCGCCCTGATCGGCGACGCACCCCTCCTGCTGGCCGACGAGCCGACCACCGGACTCGACCGCGACCTGGTCGAGCGAACCGTCGACGAACTGCGCCGCCACACCGACGGGGGCAGGTCGCTGCTGATCATCACCCACGATCTGGCGGCGGCCGAGCGGATCGCCGACCGGGTCGCCGTGATGTACGCGGGCCGCATCGTCGAACTCGCCGACGCCGACCGGTTCTTCGGAGAGCCGGGACCACGCCATCCGTACGCGCGCGGCCTCCTCGACGCCCTGCCCGAGCGCGCCTTCGCCCCCATCCCGGGAATGCCGCCGGAGCTCGGAGCCCTCCCCGACGGGTGCGCGTTCGCGGCCCGCTGTATCCGCGCCGACGACCGGTGCTCCGTACCACCCCCGTTCGACGGCCATCTCGCGTGCCACCACGGTGTGCGGGCAGGCGCGGAGGAGTCCGCCCATGCTTGA
- a CDS encoding MGDG synthase family glycosyltransferase — protein sequence MSYLDNATEAGDGPVVIISASVGAGHDGAAAELARRLRVSGVRVELHDFLDLMPGRLGPLLSSAYHRMLTHAPWGYQRVYAATEHRDGGGRFTTTLLRAAESRMLAVLPPDTRAVVSTYPLASQVLGALRRSGRLAVPALTYLTDFSVHSTWVARGIDLHLATHTVPARQARAVGARHVLATGPLVASGFAPPAPGRRSAARDRFSLPLQGPLALLVAGSWGVGDVVGAAQEVRDAGGVTPVVVCGRNSGLAVQLREAGIEHVFEWVEDMPTLMRAVDVLVQNAGGLTSLEALASGVPVVSYNCIPGHGRTNAAALEEAGLAPWIRTADRLRPTLSALVSGPARTRQQEAGLALFHHPVGPRPEAAVLAAVPRSSAADATAVRRAAAATTGYGALRRRGPAAVLVAAAVAAMGLAVPETTEAAILHSSHELVHALDR from the coding sequence GTGTCGTACCTCGACAATGCGACGGAGGCGGGCGACGGCCCCGTTGTGATCATCTCCGCGAGTGTGGGGGCCGGTCACGACGGTGCCGCGGCGGAGCTCGCGCGTCGTCTGCGCGTCAGTGGCGTCCGCGTGGAGCTGCACGATTTCCTGGATCTGATGCCGGGTCGGCTGGGCCCGCTCCTCAGCAGTGCCTACCACCGGATGCTGACTCACGCCCCCTGGGGCTATCAGCGCGTGTACGCCGCCACCGAACACCGCGACGGAGGCGGCCGGTTCACCACGACACTGCTGCGTGCGGCGGAGTCCCGGATGCTCGCGGTTCTGCCCCCGGACACCCGGGCGGTCGTCTCCACCTATCCGCTCGCCAGCCAAGTACTGGGCGCGCTGCGCAGAAGCGGGCGCCTGGCCGTGCCGGCACTCACGTATCTGACGGACTTCTCGGTCCATTCCACCTGGGTCGCAAGGGGCATCGACCTCCATCTGGCCACGCACACCGTGCCGGCCCGACAGGCAAGAGCCGTGGGGGCCCGCCATGTACTGGCCACCGGTCCCCTCGTCGCCTCCGGCTTCGCTCCCCCCGCGCCCGGTCGGCGTTCCGCCGCGCGCGATCGATTCTCACTGCCCCTTCAGGGGCCGCTGGCACTCCTGGTCGCCGGTTCCTGGGGGGTGGGCGATGTCGTCGGCGCAGCGCAGGAGGTGCGCGATGCCGGCGGGGTCACGCCCGTGGTGGTGTGCGGCCGCAACAGCGGCCTCGCCGTCCAGCTGCGCGAGGCAGGGATCGAGCACGTCTTCGAATGGGTCGAGGACATGCCGACGCTGATGCGGGCCGTCGACGTGCTGGTGCAGAACGCCGGTGGGCTCACCTCACTCGAAGCACTGGCCAGCGGGGTGCCCGTCGTCTCCTACAACTGCATACCGGGACATGGCCGAACCAACGCCGCCGCTCTCGAAGAAGCCGGTCTGGCCCCGTGGATACGCACAGCGGACCGGCTGAGACCCACCCTCTCCGCACTTGTCTCCGGACCGGCCCGGACGCGGCAGCAGGAGGCCGGCCTGGCCCTGTTCCACCACCCGGTCGGCCCGCGCCCCGAAGCAGCCGTGCTCGCAGCAGTCCCCCGGTCGTCGGCCGCCGACGCAACGGCGGTACGGCGGGCAGCGGCGGCCACCACCGGCTACGGCGCTCTGCGCAGAAGGGGCCCGGCCGCCGTGCTCGTCGCAGCCGCGGTCGCAGCAATGGGGCTGGCGGTCCCGGAGACCACCGAGGCAGCGATCCTCCACAGCAGCCACGAGCTCGTACATGCGCTCGACCGTTGA
- the helR gene encoding RNA polymerase recycling motor ATPase HelR produces MNPLTTSAFDLPDRLSPKADPTLIAGDEQHFAAIAECLEQSIAELSDRLDAERRAPGGIGRQAMDRDMEIHRLAARLRALRRFGLDLCLGHMVGADSPEPVYVGRLGLTDSAGRRLLLDWRSPAAEPFFGATHGNPMGLASRRRYRWTRGRISDYWDEVFTADGFAGHAALDDQSAFIAGLGSNRSPRMRDVLGTIQADQDAIIRAGSRGALVVDGGPGTGKTVVALHRSAYLLYSDPRLGHRRGGVLFVGPHQPYLGYVADVLPSLGEEGVQTCTLRDLVAEGAAATIEADPHVALLKSSANLVKAIETAVRFYEEPPTKGMTITTQWSDIWLSADDWAVAFESAGPGAPHNEARDQVWEELLTILVDKHDGEVSADLLRKSLLQNRELLTVFDRAWPLLEAADLVGDLWSVPAYLRKCAPWLSPDDVSQLQRVDAQAWTVSDLPILDAARQRVGDPEASRRKRRHNASVAAEREHMANVIDALLEADDDGEGAVTMLRGQDIQDTLVDGTASPGTEPDLLAGPFAHIVVDEAQELTDAEWQMLLLRCPSRSFTIVGDRAQARHGFTESWQERLERIGLDRINLASLSINYRTPEEIMAEAEPVIRAVLPDANVPTSIRSSDVPVVHGSASDLSSVLDTWLAAHADGIACVIGDPTFRTTSRVRSLTPELSKGLEFDLVVLIDPEAFGKGIEGAVDRYVAMTRATRQLAILTSS; encoded by the coding sequence GTGAACCCCCTGACCACCAGCGCGTTCGACCTTCCCGACCGCCTCTCCCCCAAGGCCGACCCGACGCTGATCGCCGGCGATGAGCAGCACTTCGCGGCCATCGCGGAGTGCCTCGAGCAGTCGATCGCCGAACTGTCCGACCGCCTCGATGCCGAGCGCAGGGCGCCCGGCGGCATCGGCCGGCAGGCGATGGACCGGGACATGGAGATCCACCGGCTGGCCGCTCGCCTGCGCGCACTGCGTCGCTTCGGTCTGGACCTGTGCCTCGGACACATGGTGGGCGCGGACAGTCCCGAGCCCGTGTACGTCGGACGACTTGGCCTGACGGACAGCGCGGGTCGTCGGCTGCTGCTCGACTGGCGCTCTCCTGCGGCTGAGCCGTTCTTCGGAGCCACCCACGGCAACCCGATGGGGCTGGCAAGCCGCCGCAGGTATCGCTGGACCCGCGGCCGGATCAGCGACTACTGGGACGAGGTGTTCACCGCGGACGGGTTTGCCGGGCACGCCGCACTCGACGACCAGTCCGCCTTCATCGCCGGCCTGGGCAGCAACCGGTCACCACGGATGCGAGACGTGCTCGGCACCATCCAGGCCGACCAGGACGCCATCATCCGCGCGGGATCCCGCGGCGCTCTCGTCGTCGACGGCGGTCCGGGTACGGGGAAGACCGTCGTCGCTCTGCACCGCTCCGCCTACCTTCTCTACTCCGACCCTCGCCTCGGTCACCGCCGGGGCGGCGTGCTGTTCGTCGGTCCGCACCAGCCCTACCTGGGCTACGTCGCCGATGTCCTCCCCAGCCTCGGAGAGGAGGGCGTGCAGACCTGCACCCTGCGGGACCTCGTCGCCGAGGGAGCCGCAGCAACGATCGAGGCCGACCCGCACGTGGCCCTCCTGAAGTCGTCCGCGAACCTGGTGAAGGCGATCGAGACGGCCGTCAGGTTCTACGAGGAGCCGCCCACCAAGGGAATGACGATCACGACTCAGTGGTCCGACATCTGGCTGAGCGCCGACGATTGGGCCGTGGCGTTCGAATCAGCAGGACCCGGTGCTCCGCACAACGAGGCGCGCGACCAGGTCTGGGAGGAGCTGCTCACGATCCTGGTGGACAAGCACGACGGCGAGGTCTCGGCCGACCTGCTCCGCAAGTCGCTTCTGCAGAACAGGGAGCTGCTCACGGTCTTCGACCGCGCGTGGCCGCTGCTCGAAGCGGCCGACCTCGTCGGAGACCTGTGGTCGGTACCCGCCTACCTGCGGAAGTGCGCTCCCTGGCTCAGCCCCGATGACGTGTCGCAGCTGCAGCGCGTGGACGCCCAGGCCTGGACGGTGTCCGACCTGCCGATCCTGGACGCGGCACGGCAGCGGGTCGGCGACCCGGAGGCGTCGCGACGTAAGCGTCGGCACAACGCCTCTGTCGCCGCCGAACGCGAGCACATGGCCAACGTCATCGACGCCCTGCTCGAGGCCGATGACGACGGTGAAGGTGCGGTGACGATGCTGCGCGGACAGGACATTCAGGACACACTGGTCGACGGGACCGCATCGCCCGGCACCGAACCGGACCTGCTCGCCGGCCCGTTCGCGCACATCGTCGTGGACGAGGCTCAGGAACTGACCGACGCGGAGTGGCAGATGTTGCTGCTCCGGTGCCCGTCCCGAAGCTTCACCATCGTCGGGGATCGCGCCCAGGCCAGGCACGGGTTCACGGAGTCGTGGCAGGAGCGGCTCGAGCGGATCGGGCTCGACCGGATCAACCTGGCTTCTCTGAGCATCAACTACCGGACGCCGGAGGAAATCATGGCGGAAGCCGAGCCGGTCATCCGGGCCGTGCTCCCGGACGCCAACGTGCCGACCTCCATCCGCAGTAGCGACGTCCCCGTCGTACACGGATCCGCTTCGGATCTGAGCTCGGTCCTCGACACCTGGCTCGCCGCACATGCCGACGGGATCGCCTGCGTCATCGGCGATCCCACATTCCGGACGACGTCCCGCGTCCGGTCGCTGACCCCGGAGCTGTCGAAGGGGCTCGAGTTCGACCTGGTCGTCCTCATCGACCCCGAGGCGTTCGGCAAGGGCATCGAAGGAGCGGTCGACCGCTATGTCGCGATGACCCGAGCGACCCGGCAACTCGCTATCCTCACGAGCTCCTGA
- a CDS encoding alpha/beta fold hydrolase produces MPPTDFPAAPLPDAVHRLVKVPEGRIHLVEQGTGPLVLLVHGFPESWYSWRHQLPALAAAGFRAVAIDVRGYGRSSKPGDVEAYRMPAHVADNVGVVHALGERSATIVGHDWGSTIAAGSALLMPDVFTSVALLSVPYAPRNGHRPSDVLSRIGGAEEFYVSYFQSPGRAEAEIEPDVRGWLAGFYAGLSADTMPSDGEGSLFFVPPGARLRDRFAADPLPAWLSEADLDFYAAEFERTGLAGALNRYRNVDRDWEDLAAWDGAPIIQPSLFIGGELDASTTWMADAIESFPQTLPGLVSSHVLPGCGHWIQQERAADVNRLLTEWLRSPQVRATR; encoded by the coding sequence ATGCCGCCCACCGACTTTCCCGCCGCTCCGCTGCCGGATGCCGTCCACCGGCTGGTGAAAGTGCCCGAAGGCCGTATCCACCTGGTGGAACAGGGCACCGGCCCGCTGGTCCTGCTGGTCCACGGCTTCCCCGAGTCGTGGTACTCGTGGCGCCACCAGCTTCCGGCCCTTGCCGCGGCAGGATTTCGTGCGGTCGCCATCGATGTACGCGGCTACGGGCGCTCGTCGAAGCCCGGCGATGTGGAGGCGTACCGAATGCCGGCCCATGTCGCGGACAACGTCGGTGTCGTGCATGCGCTCGGTGAACGGAGCGCGACGATCGTGGGCCACGACTGGGGTTCGACCATCGCCGCCGGCAGCGCGCTGCTCATGCCCGATGTCTTCACCTCCGTGGCACTGCTCAGCGTCCCGTACGCGCCGCGGAACGGTCACCGGCCGAGCGACGTCCTCAGCCGTATCGGAGGTGCCGAGGAGTTCTACGTCAGTTACTTCCAGTCCCCGGGACGGGCCGAGGCGGAGATCGAGCCCGATGTGCGCGGCTGGCTGGCCGGGTTCTACGCCGGACTCTCCGCCGACACGATGCCTTCGGACGGTGAGGGCAGTCTCTTCTTCGTCCCGCCGGGGGCACGGCTCCGCGACCGGTTCGCCGCCGACCCCCTCCCTGCGTGGCTGAGCGAGGCCGATCTCGATTTCTACGCGGCGGAGTTCGAGCGGACCGGCCTGGCGGGGGCGCTCAACAGGTATCGCAATGTCGACCGGGACTGGGAAGACCTCGCCGCCTGGGACGGTGCGCCGATCATCCAGCCCTCGCTGTTCATCGGGGGAGAGCTCGACGCGTCGACCACCTGGATGGCCGATGCCATCGAGAGCTTCCCCCAGACCCTTCCCGGTCTGGTGTCCTCCCACGTCCTGCCGGGGTGCGGGCACTGGATCCAGCAGGAGCGCGCCGCCGACGTCAATCGCCTGCTCACTGAATGGCTGCGCTCCCCGCAGGTGCGCGCCACCCGGTGA
- a CDS encoding carboxypeptidase regulatory-like domain-containing protein, with amino-acid sequence MAVQLPAQAVAASTVEAASPSATHAPSPTAPGAHPSHRVCAVPKRASQMSCRSFERDDVKVPKAQLAAAATPFGFGPADLQSAYNLPASSAGGGQAVAIVDAFDNPNAEAELAVYRQQYGLPPCTTANGCFKKVDQRGGTNYPPADSGWGAEIALDVQMVSATCPNCHILLVEADDNYMENLGAAVNEAVASGAKYVSNSWGGGEGSDESTFDGQYFKHPGVAITASSGDDGYGVSYPAASPYVTAVGGTSLVKDSSTRGWSEAAWGGAGSGCSRYEAKPSMQSDSGCARRTVADVSAVADPGTGVAVYVAGAWHVYGGTSVSAPITASVYALGGTPAAGSLPNTYPYVKPSALNDVTAGSNGSCSGSYLCTATTGYDGPTGLGTPKGVDAFASGPRAVVSGKVTGSAGRAPVAGATISAGDQSATTNAAGQYQLSVPPGTYDIKVAKFGYKPQIFSAVTLVDGQSLTENAALTARATAAVSGKVHDASGHGWPLYASVQVKGEPTSMVHTDPATGRYTLNLPVDDAYTLQVDAAYPGYEQADQDITVADTKLSQDFGVHVDEVSCTAAGYAHGALSSRGAGPSLPRVALPCSPAHQSGYGRVAVDASAGVALSLLVRQRASHITMTAEDLKDDRGEQRGSSVRSRTPARAAAVARRCRCAGRTGCPEGRAGPAPAGVPEPCPSRPVTTARSTPTGHRPRSTAAYSHHANDRIHPTGHAPRGHPCKISSRMKRVEKFSFRGCIRRPMGDPPGPTVPPYAARRRFARRLSVHSGR; translated from the coding sequence TTGGCCGTACAACTCCCGGCCCAGGCGGTCGCCGCGAGCACAGTCGAAGCGGCCAGCCCCAGCGCCACCCACGCGCCCAGCCCCACCGCTCCGGGCGCTCACCCCTCGCACCGGGTCTGTGCGGTGCCCAAGCGCGCCTCACAGATGAGTTGCCGCTCCTTCGAGCGGGATGATGTCAAGGTCCCCAAGGCGCAGTTGGCAGCTGCCGCGACCCCGTTCGGCTTCGGGCCGGCCGACCTGCAGAGCGCCTACAACCTGCCCGCGTCATCCGCCGGCGGGGGGCAAGCGGTAGCGATCGTGGACGCCTTCGACAACCCCAACGCCGAAGCGGAGCTGGCCGTCTACCGGCAGCAGTACGGACTGCCTCCCTGCACCACCGCCAACGGCTGTTTCAAGAAGGTCGACCAGCGCGGCGGCACCAACTACCCTCCCGCCGACAGCGGTTGGGGGGCGGAGATCGCACTCGACGTCCAGATGGTCAGTGCGACCTGTCCGAACTGCCACATCCTGCTGGTGGAAGCGGACGACAACTACATGGAGAACCTGGGTGCCGCGGTGAACGAGGCCGTGGCGTCGGGTGCGAAGTACGTCTCCAACAGCTGGGGCGGTGGCGAAGGCTCCGATGAGTCGACCTTCGACGGACAGTACTTCAAGCACCCTGGTGTCGCCATCACCGCGAGCAGTGGTGATGACGGGTACGGGGTGAGCTATCCGGCCGCCTCACCGTACGTCACCGCGGTCGGCGGGACGTCGCTGGTCAAGGACTCCTCCACCCGTGGCTGGAGCGAGGCCGCCTGGGGCGGCGCGGGCAGCGGATGCTCCAGGTACGAGGCCAAGCCGAGCATGCAGAGCGACTCCGGCTGTGCGCGGCGCACGGTCGCGGACGTTTCCGCGGTCGCGGACCCCGGTACCGGCGTTGCGGTCTACGTCGCCGGCGCCTGGCACGTCTACGGCGGCACCAGCGTCTCCGCGCCGATCACCGCCTCGGTGTACGCACTCGGCGGCACCCCGGCAGCCGGTTCCCTGCCGAACACCTATCCGTACGTCAAGCCCTCGGCCCTGAACGATGTCACTGCCGGGTCCAACGGCAGCTGCAGCGGCTCGTACCTGTGCACCGCGACCACCGGCTACGACGGCCCGACCGGCCTGGGCACGCCCAAGGGCGTCGACGCCTTCGCCTCCGGTCCGCGCGCCGTGGTCAGCGGGAAGGTCACCGGCAGCGCCGGCAGGGCCCCGGTCGCCGGCGCCACGATATCCGCCGGTGACCAGAGCGCCACCACCAATGCGGCAGGTCAGTACCAGCTGTCCGTGCCGCCCGGCACCTACGACATCAAGGTCGCCAAGTTCGGGTACAAGCCGCAGATCTTCTCCGCAGTGACCCTCGTCGACGGCCAGTCGCTGACCGAGAACGCCGCACTCACCGCCAGGGCCACAGCCGCCGTCAGCGGCAAGGTCCACGACGCCTCCGGCCACGGCTGGCCCCTGTACGCGAGCGTGCAGGTCAAGGGCGAACCCACGAGCATGGTGCACACCGACCCCGCCACCGGCCGCTACACCCTGAACCTGCCGGTCGACGACGCCTACACCCTGCAGGTCGACGCCGCCTACCCCGGATACGAACAGGCCGACCAGGACATCACCGTGGCCGACACCAAGCTGTCCCAGGACTTCGGCGTCCACGTCGACGAGGTCTCCTGCACCGCCGCCGGCTACGCGCATGGCGCTCTCTCCTCACGAGGAGCCGGCCCATCGCTGCCCCGCGTGGCCCTGCCGTGTTCGCCCGCTCACCAATCCGGGTACGGCCGGGTGGCAGTCGACGCGTCGGCCGGCGTCGCGCTGTCACTGCTCGTCCGGCAGCGGGCCTCACACATCACCATGACTGCCGAAGATCTGAAGGACGACCGGGGCGAGCAGCGCGGGTCGTCCGTCCGGAGCCGAACCCCAGCTCGTGCGGCAGCAGTTGCCAGGCGATGTCGTTGTGCAGGACGTACCGGATGCCCTGAAGGCAGAGCCGGTCCGGCGCCGGCCGGGGTCCCGGAGCCTTGTCCGTCCAGGCCGGTGACAACGGCTCGATCAACGCCCACAGGTCATCGTCCACGATCCACGGCCGCCTACTCACACCATGCAAACGACCGGATTCATCCCACCGGTCACGCCCCGCGAGGACACCCCTGCAAGATCTCGTCACGAATGAAGAGGGTGGAGAAATTCTCGTTCCGCGGCTGCATCCGTAGACCTATGGGAGATCCTCCTGGGCCGACGGTACCGCCGTACGCGGCACGCCGCCGCTTCGCGAGGAGGTTGTCCGTCCACAGCGGACGATAA
- a CDS encoding glycosyltransferase, translating to MLLSTYGSRGDIEPLVGLAVQLQALGAEVRVCAPPDKDFAQRLAGVGVPLVPVGPSARALTKAAPPPSSLSQRAAEVIAGQFDVVTAAADGCDVLVATGMMPAAAGALSVAEKLGIRSVSVTFQQLTLPSPHRPPLAYPGRPFPPEVTDNRVLWDLDAQSIDALFGEALNTNRASIGLPPVDNVRDYVIGDEPWLATDPILDPWLETPDLDVVRTGAWILPDVHPLPAELVAFLDAGTPPVYVGFGSMPMRASTDVAQVAIEAVRAQGRRAVVSRGWADLALIDDRDDCFVVGEVNQQALFGRVAAVVHHGGAGTTTTATRAGAPQVVVPQAADQPYWAGRVADLGIGMAHDGPTPTLESLSAALRTALTPETRARARAVAGTIRTDGATVAAKLLLDAISRERPPMSA from the coding sequence GTGTTGTTGTCTACGTACGGGTCGCGCGGGGACATCGAACCGCTGGTGGGACTCGCGGTGCAGTTGCAGGCACTCGGCGCGGAGGTGCGGGTGTGCGCGCCGCCGGACAAGGACTTCGCTCAGCGGTTGGCCGGTGTCGGCGTGCCGCTGGTGCCGGTCGGCCCGTCGGCGCGTGCTCTGACGAAGGCGGCGCCGCCGCCGTCGTCCCTGTCCCAGCGCGCGGCCGAGGTGATCGCCGGCCAGTTCGACGTGGTCACTGCGGCGGCCGATGGATGCGATGTACTGGTGGCGACCGGCATGATGCCGGCCGCAGCCGGCGCGCTGTCGGTGGCCGAGAAACTGGGCATCCGCTCCGTGTCCGTGACGTTCCAGCAGCTCACCCTGCCGTCGCCGCATCGCCCGCCGCTGGCGTATCCGGGCCGGCCGTTCCCGCCGGAGGTGACCGACAACCGGGTGCTGTGGGACCTGGACGCCCAGAGCATCGACGCGCTGTTCGGTGAGGCGCTCAACACCAACCGGGCGTCGATCGGCCTGCCACCGGTGGACAACGTCCGCGACTACGTCATCGGCGACGAGCCGTGGCTGGCGACGGACCCGATCCTGGACCCGTGGCTGGAGACGCCGGACCTCGACGTCGTCCGGACCGGCGCGTGGATCCTGCCCGACGTTCACCCACTCCCGGCCGAGTTGGTGGCGTTCCTGGACGCCGGCACACCACCGGTGTACGTGGGCTTCGGCAGCATGCCCATGCGCGCCTCGACGGACGTCGCCCAGGTGGCCATCGAGGCGGTCCGAGCGCAGGGCCGCCGCGCAGTCGTCTCCCGCGGCTGGGCCGACCTGGCCCTGATCGACGACCGGGACGACTGCTTCGTCGTCGGCGAGGTCAACCAGCAGGCGCTGTTCGGCCGGGTGGCCGCCGTCGTGCACCACGGGGGCGCGGGCACCACGACGACGGCCACCCGGGCCGGCGCGCCTCAGGTGGTGGTACCCCAGGCGGCGGACCAGCCGTACTGGGCCGGCCGGGTGGCCGATTTGGGCATCGGCATGGCACACGACGGTCCGACTCCGACCCTTGAGTCCCTGTCAGCCGCGCTCCGTACGGCCCTGACCCCCGAGACCCGCGCACGAGCGAGGGCCGTGGCCGGCACGATCCGCACCGACGGGGCGACGGTGGCCGCGAAGCTGCTGCTCGACGCCATCAGCCGAGAAAGGCCGCCCATGTCCGCGTGA